One Arthrobacter sp. B3I4 genomic window, GTCAAGGCACGGAATTACTTTCCCGGCATTCGGACCCCGCGCAAGCGTCCCGCTATTAGAGCCACGCCTGAGGAACCGCATTCGGGATAACGGTCCGCATCCAATCAGGGCCTCAGAAGAGGCGGGACTCGCTGTCGTCCACGCCGCGCATGGCGTCGTAGTCCAGGGTGATGCAATCGATGCCGCGGTCGTTTGCCAGCACCTTTGCCTGCGGTTTGATCTGCTGGGCGGCGAAGATGCCGCGCACCGGCGCCAGCCGCGGGTCGCGGTTGAGCAGCTCCAGATAGCGGGTGAGCTGCTCGACGCCGTCGATGTCGCCGCGCCGCTTGAGCTCGATGGCGACGGTGCGGCCGCTGGCATCGCGGGCCAAAATGTCAACCGGGCCGATGGCGGTGAAGTACTCGCGCCGGATCAGCGAGAAGCCCTCGCCGAGGAGCTCAATCTGTTCCGCAAGGAGCCGCTGCAGATCCGCCTCGACGCCGTCCTTGATCAGTCCGGGGTCCAGGCCGAGTTCATGCGAGGTGTCGTGCAGCTGTTCGTGGATGTTGATGATCAGCCGGTCGTCGGTCTTCGCCGACTGCACAGTCCACTGCTCGACCACGCCGACCTCAACGTCGACCTCGTCGGGAGTGGAGACGCGCAGGCTGGCCGGCGGACTCATCCAGTTCAGCGGCTTGTAGGAGCCGCCGTCGGAATGGACCAGCACCGAGCCGTCGGCTTTGACGAGCAGCAGCCTGGTGGCGAGCGGAAGATGGGCTTTGAGCCGGCCGACGTAGTCGACAGAGCAACGGGCTATGACTAAACGCACCCGGTCAACACTACCGCCCCTGCACGCCGAATGCTGCGGCCTGGTGCATGCGCGTGACGCCGTCCGGGCTGGGGCAGAATGGAACCATGCCACGATCGAACCGTCCCCGCCGTGCGGCGTCGGGGAATACCGCCTCCGGACGGGCCGCCGGCCGCACCGGCGGAGGCAAGCACGTGGCGGGACCCGTGCCGGAACTGGACTTGGAGCGGGCCCGCACAGGAATCGCCCGGCGCGAAAGCGCGCCCGACGGCGAATGGATGGTCCGCTCGATCTCTGCCAGCCGGGCAGGCAAGACGTATGTCTGCCCGGGCTGCTTTACCGCCGTCCTGCCAGGCACGGCGCACCTGGTGGTCTGGTCCGAGGACCACATCTTCGGTCCGGCCGCCGGCCTTGCCGAGCGGCGCCACTGGCACTCCAACTGCTGGACCTCGCGCAGCTACCGGTACCGCTAGCGCGGGGTCGCTAAGCTGGAGGGCATGACTTTCGACCCGTCGTCCTACGTTTTCACCCAGCCGTCAGCGCCCACCGCCATCCGCGCCTCCACGGTGCTTCCGGCGCGCCGCGAAAATGTGGAACTCCGGACCGAGGACGGGCACAGGCTGGTCGGCGAGCTGGCACTGCCGGAGTCCGGGGAGATCTCGGCCACGCTGATTACACTGCATCCGCTGCCGACGCACGGCGGCTTCATGGACTCCCATGTTTTCCGCAAGGCTTCCTACCGGCTGCCCGCCCTCGCCGGCATGGCGGTGCTGCGCTTCAACACCCGGGGGACATCCTCGCCGCGCGGAACGAGCCAGGGCTCCTTTGAAGAGGGCATCGGCGAGCGGCTGGACGTGGAGGCAGCCGTACGGTTCGCCGTCGAGCGCGGCCTGCCCAACCGCTGGCTGGTCGGCTGGTCGTTCGGCACGGAGCTGGCGCTGATGTACGGGGCCA contains:
- the nucS gene encoding endonuclease NucS, with protein sequence MRLVIARCSVDYVGRLKAHLPLATRLLLVKADGSVLVHSDGGSYKPLNWMSPPASLRVSTPDEVDVEVGVVEQWTVQSAKTDDRLIINIHEQLHDTSHELGLDPGLIKDGVEADLQRLLAEQIELLGEGFSLIRREYFTAIGPVDILARDASGRTVAIELKRRGDIDGVEQLTRYLELLNRDPRLAPVRGIFAAQQIKPQAKVLANDRGIDCITLDYDAMRGVDDSESRLF
- a CDS encoding ATP/GTP-binding protein, translated to MPRSNRPRRAASGNTASGRAAGRTGGGKHVAGPVPELDLERARTGIARRESAPDGEWMVRSISASRAGKTYVCPGCFTAVLPGTAHLVVWSEDHIFGPAAGLAERRHWHSNCWTSRSYRYR
- a CDS encoding alpha/beta hydrolase — translated: MTFDPSSYVFTQPSAPTAIRASTVLPARRENVELRTEDGHRLVGELALPESGEISATLITLHPLPTHGGFMDSHVFRKASYRLPALAGMAVLRFNTRGTSSPRGTSQGSFEEGIGERLDVEAAVRFAVERGLPNRWLVGWSFGTELALMYGATEPVASEVEGAILLSPPLHRATDVHLKEWAAAGKPLKVLVPEHDDYLQPEAAAERFRLVPQADVVGVDGAKHLWVGEKYAGRVLNEIVAEVLPGGSAAAALPEEWDGPVASAHS